In Amphiura filiformis chromosome 2, Afil_fr2py, whole genome shotgun sequence, one DNA window encodes the following:
- the LOC140146716 gene encoding uncharacterized protein translates to MSKQDEQITASSIYDDGEHYLPPEEGRLNNVENNWATKQADHQSYHWIQVDFQDATTITGIQTQGDGFEDNEWVTELQIQSGDSEDSLTYIMEGNDPKTFAANTDRNTVVTITFSVQITARYLRIVPTDWHGWVSMRFEVIGCRSAATTSKATTTTDKATTSPYLSTSPSDERTSQPSKDLSTVFQTSTSKTTSATKKVTTTFTTKSMMKSLATSSTTDSPTQSQKAVSGTMIIGVAVGLSIALMLIIISVLFALKLIRVKRGNQTKPVASTAKPTEVNQPYYLTVFDATPNQPSDSSIKQPVYADPNQENPPQDELYHDITESATGDDPNAIYYSSVEPASIPQSNNGQVSNTKQQTKGKTFEAPGDASLYYATSDTQQTRY, encoded by the exons ATGTCCAAACAAGACGAGCAAATTACAGCGTCTTCTATTTATGATGATGGAGAACATTACTTACCCCCAGAGGAAGGCAGACTAAATAATGTAGAAAATAATTGGGCTACGAAGCAGGCAGATCATCAATCCTACCACTGGATTCAAGTTGATTTCCAGGATGCAACTACTATAACAGGCATACAGACACAAGGTGATGGTTTTGAAGATAATGAATGGGTGACGGAACTGCAGATACAAAGTGGTGATTCAGAGGATTCTTTGACTTACATTATGGAAGGGAATGACCCTAAG ACTTTCGCAGCAAACACAGATAGAAATACAGttgttacaataacattttctgtGCAAATCACGGCGAGATATCTGCGGATAGTACCAACTGACTGGCATGGCTGGGTTTCAATGCGCTTTGAAGTTATTGGCTGTCGAAGTG CGGCTACAACATCGAAGGCAACCACTACCACCGATAAAGCGACTACCAGTCCTTATTTAAGTACATCACCATCTGATGAGAGAACTTCTCAACCCTCTAAGGATCTATCGACAG TGTTCCAAACATCTACATCTAAAACAACTTCTGCTACCAAGAAAGTGACAACTACGTTCACAACCAAGAGCATGATGAAATCTTTAGCAACATCATCGACTACTGACAGTCCCACGCAATCTCAGAAAGCTGTATCAG GGACAATGATAATTGGAGTCGCAGTTGGTTTATCAATAGCACTTATGCTGATCATAATTTCTGTCCTGTTTGCTCTGAAACTAATAAG AGTTAAACGTGGAAACCAGACAAAGCCTGTAGCCTCTACCGCTAAACCAACCGAAGTCAATCAGCCATACTACTTGACTGTTTTTGATGCCACACCGAATCAGCCATCCGACTCAAGTATCAAGCAACCGGTGTATGCCGACCCTAATCAGGAGAATCCACCTCAGGATGAATTGTACCATGACATCACAGAATCCGCTACTGGTGATGACCCTAATGCAATTTACTATTCGTCTGTTGAACCAGCATCCATTCCCCAAAGTAACAACGGACAGGTATCGAATACTAAACAGCAGACGAAGGGTAAAACATTTGAAGCACCAGGAGACGCGAGTCTATACTACGCTACTTCGGATACGCAGCAAACGAGATATTGA